GTTCATGGCTGGTCTTGGACGATTTCTTCTGGCATCGCCATTATCGTTACCCTACAAACTCTCCTGGCACTAAAATTACTCCGCCGCTTTTCGTTTCATCCCGCTTTAAATCGCTTGCGAGATGTTTTGGGTCTGGTAACGGTGGCAGGGCCATTATCTTCTTTATTCGGTGCTACTCTGGCTGTTACATTTAGTAGCGCGATCGGTACGCTATCTTGGGGAGAGTTCGGTGAAAAATGGTGGAATTGGTGTTTGGGAGATGCGATCGCAATTTTAATCATCACACCATTTTTATTAGTATGGAGTACCGCAATTTTTGCGTGTAATAATCATCCTCAACAATCTCCCATCGAAAAGTTACCTAATTATATAAAACTTAAAAAATATCCATCAAAGACTATTGAATTTCTTCTTTGGTTATGCTTATTGATAATTGCTAGTTGGATAATCTTTGGGTTAGAAATTAGCAATGATATGGCTAATTATCCCTTAGAATATCTACCATTTCCTTTTTTGATTTGGGCGGCCTTTCGATTCGGACAACCAGGAACTACCCTCGCCAATTTTTTGATTTCTTGTATTGGACTTTGGGGAATCGTCCACAGTCAAAGTCCCTTTTCACAACAAAATCATGATAATATCAACAACACTATTCTCTATTTACAAGCTTTTATCGGTATTGAAGCACTGACGGGTTTGCTATTGGCAGCGACTGTCAACGAACGAAGTCAGTCAGAAAACCGATTTCGCGAACTCGCCCAAACTCTTGAGTTAAAAGTTCAAGAAAGAACCTCTGAGTTAGAACAAAAAAATCAAGAGTTGGCCACATCTTTTCGGAATTTACAACAAACGCAACAACAATTAATTCAAGCTGAAAAAATGTCTAGTCTGGGGCAATTAGTGGCGGGCATTGCCCATGAAATTAACAATCCAGTTAACTTTATTTATGCTAATTTAAATTATGTTAACGAATATACCCAGCAATTATTGGATTTAATTGATATTTACCAAGGAGAAAGTCCCGATCGCGATCGGGAAATCAAAGAACTAATTGCAGAAATAGACTTACCATTTTTAAAAGAGGATCTTGTCAAAATAATTTCTTCGATGAGAGGAGGAACGGAACGCATCCGCGATATAGTAATATCCCTGCGAAATTTCTCGCGACTGGATGAATCGGAAACCAAGCCCGTCGATATTCATGAAGGAATTGAAAGTACTTTATTGATTTTACAAAATCGGCTGAAAGGACAGGAAAATTTTCCAGCGATCGAAGTAATTAAAGACTTTGCTAAATTACCATTAGTGGATTGCTATGCCGGTCAATTAAATCAGGTATTTATCAATATTATTAATAAT
This genomic window from Leptolyngbyaceae cyanobacterium contains:
- a CDS encoding MASE1 domain-containing protein, coding for MNRIVHCYNRSFRSDLLTISFYQSRTRLRFSGEEVLSVMWVRVWMAKPQLVELLMIGIPIKSWRYSIAVSLLAVSYFLSGHLITLIPGIDREVVPIWPPTGINLAALALFGWQIWPGIVLGHLVLHLVHGWSWTISSGIAIIVTLQTLLALKLLRRFSFHPALNRLRDVLGLVTVAGPLSSLFGATLAVTFSSAIGTLSWGEFGEKWWNWCLGDAIAILIITPFLLVWSTAIFACNNHPQQSPIEKLPNYIKLKKYPSKTIEFLLWLCLLIIASWIIFGLEISNDMANYPLEYLPFPFLIWAAFRFGQPGTTLANFLISCIGLWGIVHSQSPFSQQNHDNINNTILYLQAFIGIEALTGLLLAATVNERSQSENRFRELAQTLELKVQERTSELEQKNQELATSFRNLQQTQQQLIQAEKMSSLGQLVAGIAHEINNPVNFIYANLNYVNEYTQQLLDLIDIYQGESPDRDREIKELIAEIDLPFLKEDLVKIISSMRGGTERIRDIVISLRNFSRLDESETKPVDIHEGIESTLLILQNRLKGQENFPAIEVIKDFAKLPLVDCYAGQLNQVFINIINNAIDAIEQKHEEIFYERQKAEPGIIKISTGLLDQEMVKIEIYDNGIGMTKEVITRIFDPFFTTKDVGKGTGLGLSVSYQIIVEKHRGKLECISKLGEGTTFQMMIPIRFR